A window from Salvia miltiorrhiza cultivar Shanhuang (shh) chromosome 2, IMPLAD_Smil_shh, whole genome shotgun sequence encodes these proteins:
- the LOC131013395 gene encoding probable hexosyltransferase MUCI70, translated as MTTGSLGLRSSGSYGSLQQIQNAAFCLPIQTTPPVSRKPPKMLKEKDRFFHWIFKFAPRKKIGMLLLCFVSLVVFMWVLIVGKGEEARENILPRINIDSAPTSDEKIIVIGSSGSQTLELLGSANVTLLPLPQPPPPPPPPPPPPPPVYFTGYKLPPGNPCEHFTLPPPPADKKRTGPRPCPVCYLPLEDAVALMPNASSVSPVIRDLTYIHEENLTKSEFGGSLFGGYPSLRQRSDSYDIRESMSIHCGFVRGVKPGRETGFDIDDSDLLEMENCRGVVVASAIFGAFDLIRQPKNISEYTKMNVCFHMFVDEETADFLRNSTELGSDKKVGLWRIIVVHNLPYSDPRRNGKIPKLLLHRLFPNARYSLWIDAKLELVVDPIQILERFLWRKNASFAISRHYKRFDVFVEAEANKAAGKYDNSSIDFQIEFYKKEGLTPYSAAKFPITSDVPEGCVIVREHIPITNLFTCLWFNEVDRFTSRDQISFSTVRDNISSKTNYTINMFLDCERRNFVVQGYHRDLLASWSPPPPPAEIADVHPPPPIITINDNNGTSAAGVVADSLRGSQAKKVPTKHGKDRRSRRHRKVVSGSRDATTNSNFV; from the exons ATGACTACAGGGTCATTGGGTCTTCGATCTTCGGGAAGTTATGGATCGTTGCAGCAAATACAGAATGCCGCATTCTGTTTGCCAATACAAACGACGCCACCTGTCTCAAGGAAGCCGCCTAAGATGCTCAAGGAGAAGGATAGATTCTTCCATTGGATCTTTAAATTCGCCCCTAGAAAGAAGATTGGAATGCTGCTATTGTGTTTTGTGTCCCTCGTCGTTTTCATGTGGGTGTTGATTGTTGGCAAAG GTGAGGAGGCTCGAGAAAACATTCTTCCGCGGATAAATATTGACTCTGCACCAACATCTGATGAGAAAATTATTGTGATTGGAAGTTCCGGTTCTCAAACTCTGGAACTGCTGGGGAGTGCAAATGTCACCCTGTTACCTCTACCTcaacctccacctccacctccacctccacctccaccaccaccacctgtTTATTTTACTGGGTATAAACTCCCACCTGGGAATCCATGTGAGCATTTCACGTTGCCTCCGCCTCCAGCGGATAAGAAGAGGACCGGGCCACGTC CATGCCCAGTATGCTACCTGCCTTTGGAAGACGCCGTTGCTCTGATGCCAAATGCATCTTCTGTTTCTCCTGTGATTAGGGATTTGACATACATTCATGAAGAAAATTTAACTAAATCTGAATTTGGAGGGTCACTATTTGGTGGTTATCCTTCCCTGAGACAGAGAAGTGATTCATATGATATAAGAGAGTCGATGAGCATCCACTGTGG GTTTGTCAGAGGAGTGAAACCGGGTCGTGAGACAGGTTTTGACATTGATGATTCTGACCTTCTTGAGATGGAAAATTGTCGAGGAGTGGTAGTTGCATCAGCAATATTTG GGGCATTTGATTTAATACGACAACCAAAGAACATCAGTGAATATACCAAAATGAATGTCTGCTTTCACATGTTCGTGGATGAAGAAACAGCAGACTTTTTAAGGAACTCCACCGAGCTAGGCAGTGACAAGAAAGTTGGGCTGTGGAGGATTATAGTTGTCCATAACCTGCCTTATTCTGATCCAAGACGCAATGGAAAG ATTCCCAAACTTCTACTTCATCGGCTTTTCCCCAATGCCCGGTACTCATTGTGGATTGATGCCAAACTCGAGCTGGTTGTGGATCCCATTCAAATTCTTGAAAG ATTTTTGTGGAGGAAAAATGCAAGCTTTGCGATATCAAGGCATTACAAGCGGTTTGATGTGTTTGTTGAAGCAGAGGCTAATAAAGCCGCTGGGAAATACGATAATTCTTCTATTGATTTCCAGATTGAGTTTTACAAAAAGGAGGGCTTGACACCATATTCGGCGGCAAAGTTTCCCATTACTAGTG ATGTTCCTGAGGGATGTGTTATTGTCAGGGAGCATATTCCTATCACCAATCTCTTCACCTGTCTATGGTTTAACGAAGTGGACCGTTTTACTTCGAGGGACCAGATAAGTTTTTCCACCGTAAGGGACAACATCTCGTCGAAAACTAATTACACGATCAATATGTTCTTGGACTGTGAAAGACGCAACTTTGTCGTCCAG GGTTACCACAGAGACTTGCTCGCGAGCTGGTCTCCGCCTCCGCCCCCCGCTGAAATTGCTGATGTTCATCCTCCGCCACCTATTATCACCATTAACGACAATAACGGAACCTCAGCTGCTGGGGTTGTAGCTGACAGCCTCAGAGGCAGTCAAGCTAAGAAGGTCCCCACGAAGCACGGGAAAGACAGACGGTCGAGGCGCCACCGGAAAGTTGTTAGTGGCAGTAGAGATGCCACCACCAATTCAAATTTTGTCTAG
- the LOC131013396 gene encoding pentatricopeptide repeat-containing protein At3g49740-like: MVFDQMPERNVAVWNAMITGCPENGHQGIALHFFRRMRILDVQADNYAFACVLSLCSSGKLDFGRQLHCLVFKNGFLRQGSVVNSLVTMYFNYESAGDAYGAFEEIGRQVGDEITYNAVIAGLVNVERDQEALLMFKDIQTLGLKPTELTFVSVMGACFYSKIATQVHGQAIKMSFEDSTKVNNAVINMYSNCGELDAACLVFRTLEEKDIVSWNAIIASYAQESLSEDVISTYLQMQRNGIEPDEFTIGSLLASLDLIRVVDMIQAVVTKRALICRVEVANALLSAFSRNDEIEKAHEVFCQMHSRNVISWNSMISGFLLNGLPDEGLQQFSKLLEIGLKPNHYTLSLVLSICSSISDLLHGKEVHAYLLKLGYFFHTLLGNALITLYSKCGTLDWSLRVFHSMTKKDAVSWNSVISAHALHGEGKEAIRWFEAMQCSSAVRPDKATFTAVLSACSHAGLVADGISIFNLMVKGYGIEPEMHQFSCVVDLLGRAEFLDVAERLIKDSGTDIDPNVWWTLLSSCAAYGHLRLGNIVAKFLLETGPDGPSLYILLSNLHANAGKWEETSRFREAMKRYGVMKQRGSNWISSC, translated from the coding sequence ATGGTGTTCGACCAAATGCCTGAAAGAAACGTGGCAGTATGGAATGCTATGATCACGGGGTGTCCTGAGAATGGACATCAGGGGATTGCGTTGCATTTTTTTCGGAGAATGCGGATCCTTGATGTGCAAGCAGATAACTATGCGTTTGCTTGTGTTTTGAGCTTATGTTCATCTGGGAAGCTTGATTTTGGGAGGCAACTCCATTGCTTGGTTTTTAAGAATGGATTTTTGAGGCAGGGTTCCGTTGTTAATTCTTTGGTTACTATGTATTTCAACTATGAAAGTGCTGGTGATGCTTATGGTGCGTTTGAGGAAATCGGGCGACAAGTTGGTGACGAGATAACTTACAATGCAGTTATAGCAGGTTTGGTGAATGTGGAAAGAGATCAAGAAGCTCTTTTGATGTTCAAAGATATACAAACCCTTGGTCTGAAACCAACTGAATTGACTTTTGTGAGTGTAATGGGAGCTTGTTTCTATTCGAAGATCGCTACTCAAGTACATGGCCAAGCCATTAAGATGAGTTTTGAAGACTCTACTAAAGTTAACAATGCAGTGATAAACATGTATTCTAATTGTGGGGAGTTAGATGCAGCTTGTTTGGTTTTCAGAACGTTGGAAGAGAAGGATATCGTCTCATGGAATGCCATAATAGCAAGCTATGCTCAAGAGAGCTTGAGTGAAGATGTTATCTCCACCTACCTTCAGATGCAGAGGAACGGCATTGAACCGGATGAATTTACTATTGGAAGCTTGCTAGCAAGCTTAGATCTGATAAGGGTAGTTGACATGATACAAGCAGTTGTAACAAAAAGGGCGCTCATCTGCAGAGTTGAAGTTGCAAACGCATTGCTTTCAGCATTCTCTAGGAATGATGAGATAGAGAAGGCGCACGAAGTCTTCTGCCAAATGCACTCCAGAAATGTGATATCTTGGAATTCAATGATCTCTGGATTTCTGTTGAATGGATTGCCAGATGAAGGGCTGCAACAGTTTTCGAAATTACTAGAAATAGGGTTGAAACCAAATCATTACACACTGAGCCTTGTTTTGAGCATTTGCTCGAGTATATCGGATCTTCTTCATGGGAAAGAGGTTCATGCATACTTACTGAAGCTAGGTTATTTCTTCCACACCTTGCTCGGTAATGCCCTCATCACGTTGTACTCCAAGTGTGGGACTCTGGACTGGTCATTGAGAGTGTTCCACAGCATGACCAAGAAAGATGCTGTTTCTTGGAACTCGGTGATCTCTGCTCACGCACTGCACGGAGAGGGCAAGGAAGCCATCCGATGGTTTGAGGCTATGCAGTGTTCGAGTGCAGTGAGACCCGATAAGGCGACCTTCACTGCAGTCCTCTCGGCTTGCAGCCACGCAGGTTTAGTCGCTGATGGCATCAGTATCTTCAATTTGATGGTGAAGGGATATGGCATTGAACCCGAGATGCACCAGTTCTCTTGCGTGGTCGACCTCTTAGGGCGAGCCGAGTTTCTTGATGTAGCAGAGAGACTGATCAAGGATAGTGGGACTGATATTGATCCGAATGTCTGGTGGACTTTATTGAGTTCTTGTGCAGCCTACGGTCATCTGCGGTTGGGAAATATAGTTGCCAAGTTTCTTCTTGAAACAGGGCCAGACGGTCCTTCGCTTTACATTCTGCTATCGAATCTCCATGCTAATGCTGGAAAATGGGAAGAGACATCTAGGTTTAGAGAAGCAATGAAGAGATATGGTGTGATGAAGCAACGTGGAAGCAATTGGATCTCGTCGTGCTGA
- the LOC131008449 gene encoding probable histone H2A.3 produces the protein MRVYIGISYFGIDPFYRCQVPRLGVEGKQGIGNVGKTLKGGFNAEGVELNAHSDLAGVGAGVVGFSVSQNRKGGLQFPVDRIARFLKAEKYVERVGVGAPVYLVVVLEYLVIEVLELADNDAKDNKKTRTVPRHIHLAVRNDEELSKLLGDVMIEISC, from the exons ATGCGAGTATACATCGGGATCTCTTATTTCGGCATAGACCCTTTTTATCGATGCCAAGTCCCGCGTCTTGGAGTAGAAGGAAAGCAGGGCATTGGCAACGTGGGAAAAACTTTGAAGGGCGGATTTAACGCAGAGGGCGTGGAGTTGAACGCCCACTCTGATTTGGCGGGAGTTGGCGCAGGCG TCGTTGGCTTCTCCGTTTCTCAAAACAGAAAGGGCGGGCTTCAGTTTCCCGTCGATCGCATCGCCCGTTTTCTTAAGGCCGAAAAATACGTCGAACGAGTTGGCGTCGGTGCTCCAGTCTACCTCGTCGTTGTCCTCGAGTACCTTGTCATTGAG GTTCTCGAATTGGCCGACAACGATGCCAAGGATAATAAGAAGACAAGAACTGTTCCCCGACACATTCATCTCGCCGTGAGGAACGACGAGGAGCTAAGCAAGCTTCTTGGAGATGTTATGATTGAAATAAGTTGTTAA
- the LOC131013394 gene encoding pentatricopeptide repeat-containing protein At3g49740-like gives MGNCNALSELPKPTSQLVKLNCFLKNLVHAHRFADALHLFQQIHSLRRLKPDHYTLSTALTACANSRQIRVGVQLHALCVKSALQSFSHVANALLSFYSKTRDLASVKRVYAGISDPDVYSHTTFLSACTKLGEVDYALMVFDQMPERNVAVWNAMITGCAENGHQGIALDFFRRMRILDVQADNYAFASVLSLCSSGQLDFGRQLHCLVFKNGFLRQGSVVNSLVTMYFNCGSAGDAYGAFEEIGRQVGDEITYNAVIAGLVNVERDQEALLMFKDMQTLGLKPTELTFVSVMGACFYSEIATQVHGQAIKMSFGDSTKVNNAVISMYSNCGELAAACLVFRTLEEKDIVSWNAIIASYAQESLSEDAISTYLQMQRNGIEPDEFTIGSLLASLDLIRVVEMIQAVVTKRALICRVEVANALLSAFSRNDEIEKAHEVFCQMHSRNVISWNSMISGFLLNGLPDEGLQQFSKLLEIGLKPNHYTLSLVLSICSSISDLLHGKEVHAYLLKLGYFFHTLLGNALITLYSKCGTLDWSLRVFHSMTKKDAVSWNSVISAHALHGEGKEAIRWFEAMQCSSAVRPDKATFTAVLSACSHTGLVADGIRIFNLMVKGYGIEPEMHQFSCVVDLLGRAGFLDVAERLIKDSGTDIDPSVWWTLLSSCAAYGHLQLGNIVAKFLLETGQDDPSLYILLSNLHANAGKWEEAARFREVMKRYGVMKQPGSSWISSC, from the coding sequence ATGGGAAACTGCAACGCCTTATCCGAGCTCCCGAAGCCGACCTCCCAACTAGTCAAACTCAATTGCTTTCTCAAGAACCTCGTCCATGCCCACAGATTCGCCGACGCCCTCCATCTCTTCCAACAAATCCATTCACTCCGCCGCCTCAAACCCGACCACTACACTCTCTCCACCGCCCTCACCGCCTGCGCCAACTCCCGCCAAATCAGAGTGGGCGTTCAACTCCACGCCCTCTGCGTTAAATCCGCCCTTCAAAGCTTTTCCCACGTTGCCAATGCCCTGCTTTCCTTCTACTCCAAGACGCGGGACTTGGCATCGGTAAAAAGGGTCTATGCTGGAATAAGCGATCCCGATGTATACTCGCATACGACATTCTTGTCGGCTTGCACAAAGCTCGGAGAAGTTGATTATGCCCTTATGGTGTTCGACCAAATGCCTGAAAGAAACGTGGCAGTATGGAATGCGATGATCACGGGGTGTGCTGAGAATGGACATCAGGGGATTGCGTTGGATTTTTTCCGGAGAATGCGGATCCTTGATGTGCAAGCGGATAACTATGCGTTTGCTAGTGTTTTGAGCTTATGTTCATCTGGGCAGCTTGATTTTGGGAGGCAACTCCATTGCTTGGTTTTTAAGAATGGATTTTTGAGGCAGGGTTCCGTCGTTAATTCTTTGGTTACTATGTATTTCAACTGTGGAAGTGCTGGTGATGCTTATGGTGCGTTTGAGGAAATCGGGCGACAAGTTGGTGACGAGATAACTTACAATGCAGTTATAGCAGGTTTGGTGAATGTGGAAAGAGATCAAGAAGCTCTCTTGATGTTCAAAGATATGCAAACCCTTGGTCTGAAACCAACTGAATTGACTTTTGTGAGTGTAATGGGAGCTTGTTTCTATTCGGAGATCGCTACTCAAGTACATGGCCAAGCCATTAAGATGAGTTTTGGAGACTCTACTAAAGTTAACAATGCAGTGATAAGCATGTATTCTAACTGTGGGGAGTTAGCTGCAGCTTGTTTGGTTTTCAGAACGTTGGAAGAGAAGGATATCGTCTCATGGAATGCCATAATAGCAAGCTATGCTCAAGAGAGCTTGAGTGAAGATGCTATCTCCACCTACCTTCAGATGCAGAGGAACGGCATTGAACCGGATGAATTTACTATTGGAAGCTTGCTAGCAAGCTTAGATCTGATAAGGGTAGTTGAGATGATACAAGCAGTTGTAACAAAAAGGGCGCTCATCTGCAGAGTTGAAGTTGCAAACGCATTGCTTTCAGCATTCTCTAGGAATGATGAGATAGAGAAGGCGCACGAAGTCTTCTGCCAAATGCACTCCAGAAATGTGATATCTTGGAATTCAATGATCTCTGGATTTCTGTTGAATGGATTGCCAGATGAAGGGCTGCAACAGTTTTCGAAATTACTAGAAATAGGGTTGAAACCAAATCATTACACACTGAGCCTTGTTTTGAGCATTTGCTCGAGTATATCGGATCTTCTTCATGGGAAAGAGGTTCATGCATACTTACTGAAGCTAGGTTATTTCTTCCACACCTTGCTCGGTAATGCCCTCATCACGTTGTACTCCAAGTGTGGGACTCTGGACTGGTCATTGAGAGTGTTCCACAGCATGACCAAGAAAGATGCTGTTTCTTGGAACTCGGTGATCTCTGCTCACGCACTGCACGGAGAGGGCAAGGAAGCCATCCGATGGTTTGAGGCTATGCAGTGTTCGAGTGCAGTGAGACCCGATAAGGCGACCTTCACTGCAGTCCTCTCGGCTTGCAGCCACACAGGTTTAGTCGCTGATGGCATCAGGATCTTCAATTTGATGGTGAAGGGATATGGCATTGAACCCGAGATGCACCAGTTCTCTTGCGTGGTCGACCTCTTAGGACGAGCCGGGTTTCTTGATGTAGCAGAGAGACTGATCAAGGATAGTGGGACTGATATTGATCCGAGTGTCTGGTGGACTTTATTGAGTTCTTGTGCAGCCTACGGTCATCTGCAGTTGGGAAATATAGTTGCCAAGTTTCTTCTTGAAACAGGGCAAGACGATCCTTCGCTTTACATTCTGCTGTCGAATCTCCATGCTAATGCTGGGAAATGGGAAGAGGCAGCTAGGTTTAGAGAAGTGATGAAGAGATATGGTGTGATGAAGCAACCTGGAAGCAGTTGGATCTCTTCGTGCTGA
- the LOC131013408 gene encoding protein GID8 homolog isoform X1 — protein sequence MCSLLIKISTFYSYDVRFRYGLVIRFRATSKKVITRVEWEKKLKDVKVRKDDMNKLVMNFLVTEGYVEAAEKFRLESGTEPDIDLATITDRMAVKKAVQSGNVEDAIEKVNDLNPEILDTNPQLFFHLQQQRMIELIRNGKVEAALEFAQEELAPRGEENQGFLEELERTVALLAFEDVANCPVGELLDISQRLKTASEVNAAILTSQSHEKDPKLPSLLKMLIRVQNQLDEKASYPRIIDLSTAALEDPVV from the exons ATGTGCTCCTTGTTAATCAAAATTTCTACGTTTTATTCATATGATGTTCGATTTCGTTATGGGCTTGTAATACGCTTCAGG GCTACATCGAAGAAAGTTATAACCAGAGTAGAGTGGGAGAAAAAACTCAAGGATGTTAAAGTTAGAAAAGACGATATGAATAAATTGGTTATGAACTTTCTGGTTACTGAGGGTTACGTGGAAGCTGCTGAAAAATTTAGACTTGAATCTGGGACAGAGC CGGACATAGATCTTGCAACCATTACTGATCGTATGGCAGTTAAGAAAGCTGTGCAGAGTGGTAATGTGGAGGATGCTATTGAAAAAGTTAATGATTTGAACCCCGAG ATATTGGACACAAATCCCCAACTCTTTTTTCATCTCCAACAGCAGCGGATGATAGAATTGATCCGGAATGGGAAGGTTGAGGCAGCTTTAGAATTTGCTCAAGAGGAACTTGCTCCCAGGGGAGAGGAAAAC CAAGGCTTTTTGGAAGAGTTAGAAAGGACTGTTGCGTTGCTTGCTTTTGAAGATGTTGCCAATTGCCCCGTTGGTGAGCTGCTTGATATATCACAACGGCTCAAGACTGCTAGTGAGGTGAATGCAGCTATCCTTACCAGTCAAAGCCATGAAAAGG ATCCAAAGCTCCCGAGCTTATTGAAAATGTTGATACGGGTGCAAAACCAGTTAGACGAGAAAGCCTCTTACCCTCGAATAATTGACTTATCTACTGCAGCTTTGGAAGATCCTGTTGTTTGA
- the LOC131013408 gene encoding protein GID8 homolog isoform X2 produces the protein MSLFWIVIRELAEIQAMATSKKVITRVEWEKKLKDVKVRKDDMNKLVMNFLVTEGYVEAAEKFRLESGTEPDIDLATITDRMAVKKAVQSGNVEDAIEKVNDLNPEILDTNPQLFFHLQQQRMIELIRNGKVEAALEFAQEELAPRGEENQGFLEELERTVALLAFEDVANCPVGELLDISQRLKTASEVNAAILTSQSHEKDPKLPSLLKMLIRVQNQLDEKASYPRIIDLSTAALEDPVV, from the exons ATGTCATTGTTTTGGATTGTCATTCGCGAACTCGCTGAAATCCAAGCTATG GCTACATCGAAGAAAGTTATAACCAGAGTAGAGTGGGAGAAAAAACTCAAGGATGTTAAAGTTAGAAAAGACGATATGAATAAATTGGTTATGAACTTTCTGGTTACTGAGGGTTACGTGGAAGCTGCTGAAAAATTTAGACTTGAATCTGGGACAGAGC CGGACATAGATCTTGCAACCATTACTGATCGTATGGCAGTTAAGAAAGCTGTGCAGAGTGGTAATGTGGAGGATGCTATTGAAAAAGTTAATGATTTGAACCCCGAG ATATTGGACACAAATCCCCAACTCTTTTTTCATCTCCAACAGCAGCGGATGATAGAATTGATCCGGAATGGGAAGGTTGAGGCAGCTTTAGAATTTGCTCAAGAGGAACTTGCTCCCAGGGGAGAGGAAAAC CAAGGCTTTTTGGAAGAGTTAGAAAGGACTGTTGCGTTGCTTGCTTTTGAAGATGTTGCCAATTGCCCCGTTGGTGAGCTGCTTGATATATCACAACGGCTCAAGACTGCTAGTGAGGTGAATGCAGCTATCCTTACCAGTCAAAGCCATGAAAAGG ATCCAAAGCTCCCGAGCTTATTGAAAATGTTGATACGGGTGCAAAACCAGTTAGACGAGAAAGCCTCTTACCCTCGAATAATTGACTTATCTACTGCAGCTTTGGAAGATCCTGTTGTTTGA